From the genome of Spinacia oleracea cultivar Varoflay chromosome 2, BTI_SOV_V1, whole genome shotgun sequence, one region includes:
- the LOC110779920 gene encoding potassium channel AKT1 has product MMLSGKLLFRGLSWGKYKETEYEGSSHAGFDLTADILPSLGARSRRNNLRRYVISPFDGRYRIWEYFLVILVLYTAFISPFEFGFLDRPRMPFSIMDNIVNVFFALDIILTFFVAYLDKKTYVLVDDRKVIAKSYIWSLKFPLDIFSIVPSEAVQKIFPANLHIYGVFNVFRLWRLTRVSRLFSRLEKCRDVNYFLVRCIKLVFVTLFTVHCAGCVYYHLAANYRHNKATSFGEYTMEDFLKMSKWSRYVMSVYWAITTMTTVGYGDLHPVNELEMLFDIFFMLFNLGLTSYLIGNMTNLVVHGSSRTRTYRDSIQAASGFAQRHQLPQRLQEQMLSHICLKYRTDSEGLQQQEILDSLPKAIRSSISIHLFYSLVDKVYLFRGVSNDLLFQLVSQMKAEFFSPNEDVILQNEAPTDFYIVVNGKLDLIQSKNGLEQDIGEAKKGDICGEVAVLCYRPQLFTVRTRRLCQLLRINRTNFLNIVQSNVGDGNIIMNNLLQHLKEQEHNNDNISKESLAVIENMIGHGTIDLPLSLCFAAIRGDGHLMHRLLKRGLDPNESENGGRTALHIAASNGSEKCVRLLLDYGADPDCKDQEGSIPLWDAMQGGHEAVVKHLKNYGANILAGDVGLYACIAVEKNNLDLLKTVVREGGNVTVTAASVVSKFNGSTALHVAVSEGNINTVEYLLDQGAHIDLPDIHGWTPRALAEQQGHEPISSLFRAKAGSKPQTVLQVPEENKKNVSFLLRHATAPTFSNSMTQEHLNLSEDGSGSGSGSGMRPRRKANNYRNSIFGVMSAAQNGQTDDPFPAVIDQLDTGRQGVHQQKYVAPRVIISWAQGDQVVKKVLVAVPNSFEELRNVVSNKFGFSPSRFEFDNGAEVDCIEVIRDGDHLVLIKDDTIL; this is encoded by the exons ATGATGTTGAGTGGTAAATTGTTGTTTAGGGGATTAAGTTGGGGGAAATACAAAGAAACAGAGTATGAAGGTTCAAGTCATGCTGGATTTGATCTCACGGCTGATATTTTACCGTCACTTGGTGCTAGAAGCCGCCGTAATAATCTCAGACGTTATGTTATTTCCCCGTTTGATGGCCGTTAcag GATATGGGAATATTTTCTGGTAATTTTGGTTCTGTACACTGCTTTTATCTCTCCATTCGAATTTGGTTTTCTTGATAGGCCGAGAATGCCATTCTCAATCATGGATAATATTGTGAATGTGTTCTTTGCTCTAGATATCATCCTTACTTTCTTTGTTGCATACCTCGATAAAAAAACATACGTACTTGTTGATGATCGAAAAGTTATTGCCAAGAGTTACATTTGGAGCTTGAAGTTTCCTTTGGATATCTTCTCCATTGTCCCCTCTGAAGCTGTTCAGAAGATTTTCCCTGCTAATCTACATATTTATGGTGTGTTCAATGTGTTCCGTCTTTGGCGTCTAACCAGAGTTAGTCGCCTCTTTAGCCG GTTGGAGAAATGTAGGGATGTTAACTACTTCTTGGTTCGATGTATTAAGCTTGTTTTT GTGACCCTTTTTACAGTGCATTGTGCTGGGTGTGTGTATTATCATCTTGCTGCAAATTATCGTCATAATAAGGCTACATCATTTGGTGAATATACCATGGAGGATTTCCTTAAGATGAGTAAGTGGAGTCGATATGTGATGTCGGTTTACTGGGCTATCACTACTATGACAACTGTTGGCTATGGTGATTTGCATCCTGTCAACGAACTCGAGATGCTTTTCGACATTTTCTTTATGCTATTCAACCTTGGACTCACTTCATACCTGATAGGAAACATGACCAACTTGGTTGTTCATGGAAGCAGCCGCACTAGAACATAT AGGGATAGTATTCAAGCAGCTTCAGGTTTTGCACAAAGGCATCAGCTTCCTCAACGTTTGCAAGAACAGATGCTTTCACATATTTGTTTGAAGTATAGAACAGATTCCGAAGGACTGCAGCAACAAGAGATTCTCGATTCCTTACCTAAAGCAATCAGATCGAGCATTTCAATTCATCTTTTCTACTCTCTTGTAGATAAGGTGTATTTGTTCCGTGGTGTGTCCAATGACCTCCTCTTTCAGCTG GTGTCACAGATGAAAGCAGAGTTCTTTTCTCCAAATGAAGATGTCATTCTTCAAAATGAAGCGCCTACTGACTTCTACATAGTTGTCAATGGAAAATTGGATCTTATTCAGTCCAAAAATGGATTAGAACAGGATATTGGAGAGGCGAAAAAGGGTGATATATGTGGTGAAGTTGCTGTACTTTGTTATAGGCCTCAACTGTTTACTGTGAGAACCAGGCGACTGTGTCAGTTGTTGAGGATAAATCGTACAAATTTCTTGAACATTGTGCAGTCCAATGTAGGAGATGGGAACATAATCATGAACAATCTCTTACAG CATCTGAAAGAGCAGGAGCACAATAATGACAACATCTCAAAGGAGAGTTTAGCGGTGATAGAGAACATGATAGGTCATGGTACGATTGATTTACCACTTAGCCTATGTTTTGCTGCTATAAGAGGGGATGGTCATTTGATGCATCGGTTGCTGAAACGAGGACTTGATCCCAATGAATCAGAGAATGGTGGAAGGACAGCTCtt CACATTGCAGCATCAAATGGAAGTGAAAAATGTGTGCGTCTCCTGCTAGACTATGGTGCTGATCCTGATTGCAAAG ATCAAGAAGGGAGCATACCATTATGGGATGCAATGCAGGGTGGTCATGAGGCGGTGGTGAAACATCTAAAAAACTACGGTGCTAACATTCTTGCTGGCGATGTAGGTCTGTATGCTTGTATAGCTGTTGAGAAAAACAACCTCGACCTCCTCAAAACAGTTGTTCGCGAGGGTGGTAATGTAACTGTCACAGCAGCTAGTGTTGTTTCGAAGTTCAATGGTAGCACAGCCCTGCACGTGGCGGTTAGCGAAGGAAACATCAACACCGTCGAGTATCTTCTTGATCAAGGTGCCCACATTGACTTGCCAGATATCCATGGTTGGACACCGCGAGCACTTGCTGAGCAGCAGGGTCATGAGCCTATATCTTCCCTGTTTCGAGCCAAGGCCGGGTCTAAACCTCAGACAGTACTCCAAGTCCCTGAAGAGAATAAAAAGAACGTGAGTTTCCTACTGCGACATGCTACTGCACCGACTTTCTCCAATAGTATGACACAAGAACACCTTAACTTATCCGAAGATGGATCAGGATCAGGATCAGGATCAGGGATGAGGCCGAGGAGGAAGGCTAATAATTACCGCAACTCAATCTTTGGGGTCATGTCGGCTGCTCAAAATGGACAAACTGATGATCCGTTTCCTGCAGTCATTGATCAATTAGATACCGGTAGACAGGGTGTTCATCAGCAGAAGTATGTTGCTCCTAGAGTGATCATTAGCTGGGCTCAAGGAGACCAGGTGGTGAAGAAGGTGCTTGTTGCAGTACCAAACAGCTTCGAGGAGTTACGAAATGTTGTTTCTAACAAGTTCGGATTCTCCCCCTCTCGATTCGAGTTCGATAATGGTGCTGAAGTTGATTGTATTGAGGTCATTAGAGATGGTGATCACCTTGTTCTCATCAAGGATGACACAATTTTGTAA